The Streptomyces sp. NBC_00459 DNA segment TCCGCGCTGGTCGCCCTGCGCAAGCTCAGCGGGTTCGACACCGTCTTCAAGGCGCTCAGTGGACTCCTTCCCGAGCGCAGCCTGCGGCTGCTGTTCCTGTCCGACTCGGTGCGCGTCTCGGACCAGCAGTTCACCCACCTCAACGCCATGCTGCGCGACGCCTGCGACATCCTGGACCTGGAGAAGGTCCCGCCGATGTACGTCAACCAGGACCCGCAGCCCAACGCGATGTGCATCGGTCTGGACGAGCCGATCATCGTCGTCACCACCGGCCTCGTCGAACTGCTCGACGAGGAGGAGATGCGGGCCGTCGTCGGGCACGAGGTCGGACATGCCCTCTCGGGCCACTCCGTCTACCGGACCATCCTGCTCTTCCTGACCAACCTGGCCCTCCGCGTCGCCTGGATCCCGCTGGGCAACATCGCGATCATGGCGATCGTCACCGGCCTGCGGGAGTGGTTCCGCAAGTCGGAGCTGTCCGCCGACCGCGCGGGTCTGCTCGTCGGCCAGGACCTCAAGGCCTCGATGCGCGGTCTGATGAAGATCGCCGGCGGCAACCACCTGCACGAGATGAACGTGGACGCGTTCCTCGCCCAGGCCGAGGAGTACGAGGCGGGGGGCGACCTGCGCGACTCCGTGCTGAAGATCCTCAACGTCCTCCCGCGCACCCACCCCTTCACCACCGTGCGCGCCGCCGAGCTGAAGAAGTGGGCGGAGTCCCGCGACTTCCAGCGGATCATGGACGGCCACTACCCGCGCCGCACGGAGGACAAGGACACCTCGGTCACCGGCTCCTTCCGCGAGTCGGCGGCGAGCTACGCGAGCAACGTCAAGAACTCCAAGGACCCGCTGATGAAGCTGGTCTCCGACATCGCGGGCGGCGCGGGCGACCTGGGCGGCCGGGTACGTAGGGGCTTCGGCGGCTCCTCGAACCCGACACCACCGCAGGACACCCCGCCGAACAACACATCTCCGGACGCCTGACCCGACCCGGGGCGCGGGGCTGTTGTCGATCTGCGGCTCCGCCGCGCGGGCGCGACCGGCCCCCGCCGGGCCCGCACCCGACAAACGACCGCCGCCACCCTCACACCTTCGGCTGCGCCCCGGCCGCCAGCGTCCCGCACAACGCCGTGGCACTGCCCGTCGCAAAGGGGTCCGTCCCGGCGGGGCCGCCCGTCTTCGCGGTCTGGCCGGCCAGCAGCGGCCTCAGGTAGCCGACGGAGTCCTCCGCGCAGGACAGCGGTCCGGCCTGGACGTAGGAGACGACCAGGCGGGCCTGGTGCATCCGCAGGTCGTCGCGGTCGAAGCTGAAGTGCAGCTCGCGCCGGACGGTGAACAGGGACGCCTTCGCCCGCTCCCCGGCGCCGGTCGGCCGCAGCGCGTACACGAAGGTGTGGTCAGCGACGACCTCCAGGGTCGCCGAGTCGGTCTCGGTGGCCCGCAGCGTGCCCCGTACCCTGATCTTGTCGTCGGCCAGCTGGGCGCGGGCGGGGTCGAAGCGCACCAGCCATCCGGTGGGCGCGTGCCTGCCGTCGGCGGCCGGGCGGTCGAAGCTCGCGTCGAACTGGTCGAGTTGGTCCGGATCGAGCATCACCCGCACGGCCCTGACCTCGCTGCCGGCGAGCACCGCCGGATAGAGCGAGGACTCCACTATGTAGTCCTTGGCGGCGGTCAGGGCGCTGACGACCTGACTGTCCGAGAAGTGCGCGGTGCGCCGCGTGGCGGGCAGCGCGATGCCCTCGGCACCTATGGAGAACTGGGCCGCCGGACTGTGCGCGAACAGTTGTTCGGGGTCGATCGCGCCGGGCACGGCGCCCTGTGGCGCGAGCGGGATCACGGTCATCCGCAGCGGCTCGGGGGTCAGCTCGGCGACCGGGCTCTCGTAGGGATTCCGTACGCCCAT contains these protein-coding regions:
- a CDS encoding M48 family metallopeptidase: MSDDSHESNGHGPEGGPDAHENVPSRQRTRFPGISSRTYEHPADRSALVALRKLSGFDTVFKALSGLLPERSLRLLFLSDSVRVSDQQFTHLNAMLRDACDILDLEKVPPMYVNQDPQPNAMCIGLDEPIIVVTTGLVELLDEEEMRAVVGHEVGHALSGHSVYRTILLFLTNLALRVAWIPLGNIAIMAIVTGLREWFRKSELSADRAGLLVGQDLKASMRGLMKIAGGNHLHEMNVDAFLAQAEEYEAGGDLRDSVLKILNVLPRTHPFTTVRAAELKKWAESRDFQRIMDGHYPRRTEDKDTSVTGSFRESAASYASNVKNSKDPLMKLVSDIAGGAGDLGGRVRRGFGGSSNPTPPQDTPPNNTSPDA
- a CDS encoding SCO2583 family membrane protein, with the protein product MGGPGDPPEGTPEATPGGGEDEYRSVVFDESFVRAARLQEFSAQERLDDHAPAVRRRQPLHRGLSRQALILVLLIALAFGTVIYMGVRNPYESPVAELTPEPLRMTVIPLAPQGAVPGAIDPEQLFAHSPAAQFSIGAEGIALPATRRTAHFSDSQVVSALTAAKDYIVESSLYPAVLAGSEVRAVRVMLDPDQLDQFDASFDRPAADGRHAPTGWLVRFDPARAQLADDKIRVRGTLRATETDSATLEVVADHTFVYALRPTGAGERAKASLFTVRRELHFSFDRDDLRMHQARLVVSYVQAGPLSCAEDSVGYLRPLLAGQTAKTGGPAGTDPFATGSATALCGTLAAGAQPKV